One genomic segment of Hydra vulgaris chromosome 14, alternate assembly HydraT2T_AEP includes these proteins:
- the LOC100214485 gene encoding uncharacterized protein LOC100214485 isoform X3 — MKCCKFGRNATFILMLVITMSFFVVELVVGYMTKSMALVADSFQMLSDTVSIIVGFVAFHCSKRSETSSRFTYGWVRAEILGALVNSVFLAALCFTILIESFKRFAIPEKVEKPKLVLIVGAVGLLVNIIGLFLFNHHSNGHSNSSESVENGPNNEVVDNIVAEFPLVDSSEVVIYNSDKSNSQEPQIVSNKENSKKKLGASRLNIRGVYLNILGDALGSVIVVISALIIMFVKADWTNYVDPAMSIISVSIILASSFSLLKESIMILMQTSPKSIKKKDIEDHILKKIPSVVGIKNFHVWQLTGDKIVASIHVTCIAIVDYMFISNQIKDLLHKKGIHSSTIQLEYKKNLDSLVYQVKSNEALCISNEINKENKLVLVNESVVCDMESSVLHISNMS; from the exons ATGAAATGTTGTAAGTTTGGCCGAAATGCTACCTTCATTTTAATGTTGGTAATAACAATGTCATTTTTTGTTGTGGAGCTTGTTGTTGGTTATATGACTAAATCAATGGCATTGGTTGCTGACTCCTTTCAGATGTTATCGGATACAGTCTCTATTATTGTTGGCTTTGTTGCTTTTCACTGTTCGAAGCGTAGTGAAACTTCAAGCCGATTTACATATGGCTGGGTTCGTGCTGAAATACTTGGAGCTTTAGTTAATTCAGTATTTCTTGCTGCTCTTTGTTTTACTATTCTTATAGAATCGTTTAAGCGGTTTGCTATTccagaaaaagttgaaaaaccaAAACTTGTGCTTATAGTCGGAGCAGTTGGTTTGCTTGTTAATATAATTGGATTGTTTCTTTTCAATCACCATAGTAATGGTCATTCAAATAGTAGTGAATCTGTTGAAAATGGACCTAATAATGAAGTTGTAGACAATATTGTTGCTGAATTCCCATTAGTTGATAGTAGTGAAGTGGTTATTTATAATAGTGATAAAAGCAATTCCCAAGAACCTCAAATTGtaagtaataaagaaaatagtaaaaaaaaattaggtgcATCTCGTCTAAATATTCGTggagtttatttaaatattcttggAGATGCTTTAGGGTCAGTGATTGTCGTAATAAGTGCACTCATCATTATGTTTGTAAAAGCAGATTGGACTAACTATGTTGATCCTGCTATGAGTATTATAAGTGTG AGCATCATTTTGGCTTCATCTTTTTCTTTGCTGAAAGAATCAATTATGATTCTAATGCAAACCTCacctaaaagtattaaaaaaaaagatatagaagatcatattttaaaaaaaataccttctGTTGTTGGTATCAAAAATTTTCATGTTTGGCAGTTAACAGGAGACAAAATAGTTGCTTCCATTCATGTTACATGTATTGCAATTGTTGACTACATGTTCATTTCAAACCAGATAAAGGATCTTCTGCacaaaaaag gaATTCACTCATCGACCATTCAGttagagtataaaaaaaatcttgattcaTTAGTTTATCAAGTAAAGTCTAATGAAGCCTTATGCATATCAAacgaaataaataaagaaaacaaacttGTTTTGGTAAATGAGTCAGTGGTATGTGATATGGAATCGTCTGTATTGCACATCTCAAATATgtcataa